In a genomic window of Aggregatimonas sangjinii:
- a CDS encoding LytR/AlgR family response regulator transcription factor — MKEFSAIIIEDEKDHSDLLKYHLKSLCEEINLIGEARNVNEAKLVLKKMRPDIIFLDMNLEGKNSFRVLEKLAYLHEIEIIIISSHTEYAVEAFKHLVTDYLLKPLKPESLVLAVKKAKRNIELSNLASQENDFLDNSTPLKQIAIPSTNEVQIVPVDQVLYLESDGRYTIFHLEDKTTKMASKNIGEYEKLLTNNHFFRIHHSLLVNMNFAVNIHKKDGNYLRMKSQKYLPISKRKVNSLYRFLKLK; from the coding sequence TCTTTTAAAGTATCATCTTAAGAGTTTATGCGAAGAAATTAACCTTATCGGGGAAGCACGCAACGTTAACGAGGCTAAGTTGGTTTTAAAAAAAATGCGTCCCGACATCATTTTTCTCGATATGAACCTCGAGGGAAAGAATTCTTTTAGGGTTTTAGAGAAATTGGCTTACTTGCACGAAATTGAAATCATCATCATTAGCTCTCATACAGAGTATGCCGTTGAGGCATTCAAACACTTGGTTACCGATTATTTGTTGAAGCCGCTCAAACCTGAAAGCTTGGTATTAGCTGTCAAGAAAGCGAAACGAAATATTGAACTGAGCAATCTAGCGTCTCAGGAAAATGACTTTTTAGACAATAGTACGCCTTTAAAGCAGATTGCTATACCATCTACGAATGAAGTTCAAATCGTTCCTGTAGACCAGGTACTATACCTAGAATCAGACGGGCGTTATACTATTTTTCATCTTGAGGATAAAACGACAAAAATGGCAAGCAAGAACATCGGGGAATATGAAAAACTTCTTACCAATAACCATTTTTTTCGTATTCATCATTCGCTCTTGGTAAATATGAATTTCGCGGTAAACATTCATAAAAAAGATGGGAACTATCTGCGAATGAAATCCCAAAAATATTTGCCTATCTCTAAACGAAAGGTAAATTCGCTTTATCGCTTTTTAAAGTTGAAATAA